In Macadamia integrifolia cultivar HAES 741 chromosome 12, SCU_Mint_v3, whole genome shotgun sequence, the following are encoded in one genomic region:
- the LOC122057851 gene encoding probable serine/threonine-protein kinase At1g54610 yields the protein MGCVFGRAVSSGVGSEVREKEKEKEVEQEKERNLSVPSGRKLQVTVSKIETTEVQNGENQQEEKQDGSHRSRGERRRSKPNPRLGNPPKHVHGEQVAAGWPSWLSAVAGEAIKGWTPRRADTFEKLDKIGQGTYSNVYKARDNLTGKIVALKKVRFDNLEPESVKFMAREILILRRLDHPNVVKLEGLVTSRMSCSLYLVFEYMDHDLAGLAASQGIKFTEPQVKCYMHQLLSGLEHCHNRGVLHRDIKGSNLLIDDGGVLKIADFGLASFFDPNHKHPMTSRVVTLWYRPPELLLGATDYGVGVDLWSAGCILAELLAGKPIMPGRTEVEQLHKIFKLCGSPSDEYWKKSKLPHATIFKPQQPYKRCIAETFKDFPPSSLPLIETLLAIDPAERLTATDALQSEFFTTKPYACDPSSLPKYPPSKEMDAKLRDEEARRLRAAAKGNGDGVKKTRARDRAVRAYPAPEANAELQANLDRRRLISHANAKSKSEKFPPPHQDGALGFPLGSSNHIDSSFDHPDVPFSSTVLSYPKGSIQTWSGPLMDPAAVGAPRRKKQNANDARAPIHPSKTHKDKGGVRVKG from the exons ATGGGGTGTGTGTTTGGAAGAGCGGTTTCGTCCGGGGTTGGTTCGGAggtgagggagaaggagaaggagaaggaggttGAGCAGGAGAAGGAAAGGAACTTGTCTGTTCCATCGGGGAGGAAATTGCAGGTTACGGTGTCAAAGATCGAGACCACTGAGGTTCAGAACGGGGAGAACCAGCAAGAGGAGAAGCAGGATGGGAGTCACCGATCACGTGGAGAAAGGAGAAGGTCGAAACCTAATCCGAGACTCGGTAACCCACCTAAGCATGTGCATGGGGAGCAGGTCGCTGCTGGGTGGCCATCTTGGCTCTCTGCTGTTGCTGGCGAGGCGATTAAGGGTTGGACTCCTCGTCGGGCTGATACCTTCGAAAAGCTGGATAAG ATTGGGCAAGGAACTTATAGCAACGTATACAAAGCTAGAGATAATTTGACGGGGAAAATTGTTGCACTAAAGAAGGTCAGGTTCGACAATCTGGAGCCTGAAAGTGTGAAGTTTATGGCTAGAGAAATTCTAATCCTTCGGCGACTTGATCATCCTAATGTTGTGAAGTTGGAGGGTTTGGTGACATCAAGGATGTCCTGTAGTTTGTACCTTGTATTTGAATACATGGACCATGATTTGGCTGGTCTCGCTGCAAGCCAAGGAATCAAGTTCACAGAACCGCAG GTGAAATGCTATATGCACCAGCTATTGTCAGGACTTGAGCACTGTCACAACCGTGGTGTATTACACCGTGACATTAAAGGGTCCAATCTCCTTATTGACGATGGAGGAGTACTTAAAATAGCTGATTTTGGGCTGGCATCTTTCTTTGATCCCAACCACAAGCACCCCATGACTAGTCGGGTCGTCACACTGTGGTATCGACCACCTGAACTTCTTCTAGGGGCTACTGATTATGGTGTAGGTGTGGATCTCTGGAGTGCAGGCTGCATTCTAGCTGAGCTGTTGGCTGGGAAGCCGATCATGCCAGGGCGTACAGAG GTCGAGCAACTGCACAAAATTTTCAAGCTATGTGGCTCTCCTTCTGACGAGTATTGGAAAAAGTCAAAGTTGCCCCATGCAACCATATTTAAGCCCCAACAACCATACAAAAGATGTATAGCAGAGACTTTTAAGGACTTTCCACCATCATCTCTCCCTCTAATTGAAACTCTTCTTGCAATTGACCCGGCTGAACGGTTAACTGCCACGGATGCATTGCAGAGTGAG tTCTTCACAACCAAACCTTATGCATGTGACCCTTCAAGCCTTCCAAAATATCCTCCAAGCAAGGAGATGGATGCTAAACTGCGGGATGAAGAAGCTAGAAG GTTGAGAGCTGCTGCCAAAGGCAATGGTGATGGTGTGAAGAAAACCCGTGCACGAGATAGAGCTGTCAGAGCATATCCTGCTCCAGAAGCCAATGCTGAGCTTCAAGCCAATCTTGAT AGGCGGCGTCTCATTTCGCATGCAAATGCTAAGAGCAAGAGTGAAAAGTTTCCTCCACCCCACCAGGATGGTGCACTTGGTTTTCCCCTGGGTTCTTCAAATCACATTGATTCTTCATTTGATCACCCTGATGTTCCATTCAGTTCCACGGTACTATCATATCCCAAAGGGTCAATACAGACTTGGTCTGGTCCATTGATGGATCCTGCTGCTGTTGGTGCTCCAAGGCGTAAAAAGCAGAATGCTAATGATGCTCGTGCCCCAATTCACCCTTCAAAAACGCACAAAGATAAGGGTGGTGTTCGCGTCAAAGGGTAG